Proteins co-encoded in one Capnocytophaga ochracea DSM 7271 genomic window:
- a CDS encoding PLP-dependent cysteine synthase family protein: protein MKIDESLNVHSSLLQLIGNTPLLELHKITKGLKGRYFAKLEAFNVGHSAKDRVAKYIVEDAERKGLLKPGSTIVETSSGNTGYSLAMISALRGYRCIIAISDKSSHDKVEMLQALGAEVHLCPANVAPDDPRSYYEVAKRIHNETPNSIYVNQYFNPLNPESHYQTGREIWEQTQGEITHVVVCSGTGGTISGIAHYLKEQNPRVQVLGVDAYGSAIKKYHETREFDPAEVYPYKIEGIGKNLIPTATDFDVIDEFIKVTDKDAALMARKLARTEGLFMGYTSGAAIQAVKQYAEAGKFDENSIVVVLFADHGSRYMNKIYSDDWMKKQGFID, encoded by the coding sequence ATGAAAATAGATGAATCATTGAACGTACATAGCAGCTTACTACAACTCATTGGTAATACGCCCCTTTTGGAATTGCACAAAATTACCAAAGGTCTCAAAGGGCGTTATTTTGCAAAGCTTGAGGCTTTCAATGTGGGTCATTCTGCTAAGGATAGGGTGGCTAAGTACATTGTAGAAGATGCCGAACGTAAGGGATTACTTAAACCAGGTAGTACCATCGTAGAAACTAGCTCTGGCAACACGGGCTACAGTTTAGCAATGATAAGTGCCCTAAGAGGCTACCGCTGTATCATTGCTATTAGCGATAAATCGTCTCACGACAAAGTAGAAATGCTCCAAGCCTTAGGAGCAGAGGTGCATTTGTGCCCTGCAAATGTTGCTCCCGATGACCCTCGCTCTTACTACGAAGTAGCAAAACGTATCCATAACGAAACTCCTAATTCTATCTATGTCAATCAGTATTTCAATCCACTAAATCCAGAATCTCATTACCAGACAGGGCGTGAGATATGGGAACAAACACAAGGCGAGATTACTCACGTGGTGGTATGTAGTGGAACAGGCGGTACCATTTCAGGTATTGCTCACTACCTAAAAGAGCAAAACCCAAGAGTGCAAGTACTGGGGGTAGATGCCTATGGTTCGGCTATCAAAAAATATCACGAAACCCGAGAGTTTGACCCTGCCGAAGTATATCCATACAAAATAGAAGGAATAGGTAAAAACTTGATTCCTACTGCTACTGATTTCGATGTCATTGATGAGTTCATCAAAGTAACCGATAAAGATGCAGCACTTATGGCTCGCAAATTAGCACGTACCGAGGGGCTCTTTATGGGCTACACTAGTGGGGCTGCAATACAAGCGGTAAAACAATATGCTGAGGCAGGTAAATTCGACGAAAATAGCATCGTAGTAGTCCTCTTCGCCGACCACGGTTCGCGCTATATGAACAAAATCTATAGCGACGATTGGATGAAAAAACAAGGATTTATTGACTAA
- a CDS encoding aminotransferase class I/II-fold pyridoxal phosphate-dependent enzyme produces MKDLFEHIYANKGSIGRWSDHAEGYYVFPKLEGELGPHMKFQGKEILNWSINDYLGLANHPEVRKVDAEAAAEYGAAYPMGARMMSGHTTMHEELEKRLAKFVHKEASYLLNFGYQGMVSIIDALVTKNDVIVYDVDAHACIIDGVRLHFGKRYTYQHNDMESFEKNLERAAKLAETTGGGILVISEGVFGMRGEQGKLKEIVALKKKYPFRLLVDDAHGFGTLGPRGEGTGVHQGVQDEIDVYFSTFAKSMAGIGAFVAGNAKVVDYLKYNLRSQMFAKSLPMIYVKGALKRLEMMETMPELQQKLWDNVNRLQNGLKERGFNIGNTNTCVTPVFLHGSIPEAMAMVNDLREHYGIFLSIVVYPVIPKGMILLRIIPTASHSKEDIDRTLEAFSAIREKLETGVYRAINAELTKEMGDM; encoded by the coding sequence ATGAAAGATTTATTTGAGCATATTTATGCAAATAAAGGAAGTATAGGGCGCTGGTCTGACCACGCCGAGGGGTATTATGTATTCCCTAAATTGGAAGGCGAATTAGGCCCTCATATGAAATTTCAAGGAAAAGAAATCCTCAACTGGAGTATCAACGACTATTTAGGGCTTGCCAATCATCCTGAAGTCCGCAAAGTAGATGCCGAAGCAGCTGCCGAGTATGGTGCTGCTTACCCTATGGGGGCTCGTATGATGAGCGGGCATACTACTATGCACGAAGAACTCGAAAAACGTTTAGCCAAATTTGTACACAAAGAAGCATCTTATTTGCTCAACTTTGGTTACCAAGGAATGGTGTCTATTATCGATGCTTTGGTTACTAAAAACGATGTGATTGTATACGATGTTGATGCACACGCTTGTATTATCGATGGGGTACGCTTGCACTTTGGTAAACGCTATACCTATCAACACAACGATATGGAGAGCTTTGAGAAAAACTTAGAGCGTGCGGCTAAATTAGCTGAAACTACAGGAGGCGGTATCTTGGTGATTTCAGAAGGTGTTTTCGGGATGCGTGGTGAACAAGGCAAACTTAAAGAAATCGTAGCTCTTAAAAAGAAATATCCTTTCCGCCTTTTGGTAGACGATGCGCACGGTTTTGGTACCTTAGGTCCTCGTGGAGAAGGAACTGGTGTTCACCAAGGCGTACAAGATGAAATTGATGTTTATTTTTCTACTTTTGCTAAATCAATGGCAGGTATTGGAGCTTTCGTTGCTGGAAATGCTAAAGTAGTGGACTACCTCAAATACAATCTCCGCTCTCAAATGTTTGCTAAATCACTTCCAATGATTTATGTAAAAGGAGCTTTGAAACGTTTGGAAATGATGGAAACAATGCCCGAACTACAACAAAAGTTATGGGACAATGTAAATCGTTTGCAAAACGGACTTAAAGAACGTGGTTTCAATATCGGTAATACCAATACTTGCGTAACGCCTGTATTCTTGCATGGTAGTATTCCTGAGGCAATGGCTATGGTAAACGACCTACGTGAGCACTATGGTATCTTCTTGTCGATAGTAGTTTATCCTGTGATTCCAAAAGGAATGATACTTTTGCGCATTATTCCTACCGCTTCACACAGTAAAGAAGATATCGACCGCACTTTGGAAGCATTCTCAGCGATTCGTGAGAAACTCGAAACAGGCGTATACCGCGCTATAAATGCTGAACTTACTAAAGAAATGGGAGATATGTAA